In one window of Methanococcoides methylutens DNA:
- a CDS encoding DUF1059 domain-containing protein yields MKIIKCRDLGFNCNFMATGKASEIDDVKQKMLDHITEKHLSEKNMSKEDLEELTSRIDIMLSRGCGCGAL; encoded by the coding sequence ATGAAAATTATAAAATGCAGAGACCTTGGATTTAATTGCAACTTCATGGCAACCGGCAAGGCATCTGAAATTGATGATGTGAAACAAAAGATGCTGGATCACATAACTGAGAAGCATCTCTCAGAGAAAAATATGTCAAAAGAAGACCTTGAAGAGCTTACCTCACGTATCGACATTATGCTGAGCAGAGGTTGCGGCTGCGGAGCTCTTTAA
- a CDS encoding winged helix-turn-helix transcriptional regulator codes for MKDCTIYKTIDIIGKRWTLCILLELYKGNNEEKRFNELKKKLQTITPKTLSIRLKELEQEGLVKKTLDDSKDPVIYTYSLTRSGEEFIEIIQSIKKWGLEWKFENKICGLSNCKNCKL; via the coding sequence ATGAAAGATTGTACCATCTACAAAACGATCGATATAATTGGCAAGAGATGGACTTTGTGCATATTGTTGGAGCTTTACAAGGGCAACAACGAGGAAAAAAGGTTCAACGAACTTAAGAAGAAGTTACAGACCATTACTCCGAAGACCCTTTCAATAAGGCTCAAGGAACTGGAGCAGGAAGGTCTTGTGAAGAAGACACTTGATGATTCAAAGGACCCTGTGATATACACTTATTCCCTGACAAGAAGCGGAGAAGAGTTCATAGAGATCATTCAGTCCATTAAGAAATGGGGACTTGAATGGAAATTTGAGAACAAGATCTGCGGTCTTTCCAATTGCAAAAACTGCAAGTTATAA
- a CDS encoding nitrite/sulfite reductase domain-containing protein, producing MTKDLLEKGAIVQRDKETFAIAPHIPGGIASPDLLRKIADVSEKYGAAAIKVTSSQRMAIVGLKEDDIDNAWEDLGMKPGAAIGLCVRSVKICPGTTFCKRGQQDSVGLGLKLDGIYHGMELPSKLKIAVSGCMNSCAENAIKDIGIMGTPKGFTVMVGGSAGLKPRLADTIAEELDEEEVLALVDKIITYYKTHTKKQRLGKVIDEIGLENFKTEVGL from the coding sequence ATGACAAAAGATCTACTTGAAAAGGGAGCAATCGTTCAGAGAGACAAGGAAACATTCGCTATCGCACCACATATTCCAGGAGGTATTGCATCACCAGACCTGCTCAGGAAGATAGCTGATGTATCCGAGAAATACGGGGCAGCTGCAATTAAGGTCACATCCTCCCAGAGAATGGCCATTGTAGGCCTCAAGGAAGATGACATTGACAATGCATGGGAAGATCTTGGAATGAAGCCAGGCGCTGCAATCGGCCTCTGTGTCAGGAGCGTTAAGATATGTCCGGGAACCACATTCTGTAAACGTGGTCAGCAGGACTCTGTCGGACTTGGCCTCAAACTTGATGGGATATACCATGGAATGGAACTTCCATCAAAACTCAAGATCGCAGTATCAGGCTGTATGAACTCCTGTGCTGAGAACGCCATCAAGGATATCGGCATCATGGGTACGCCAAAGGGATTCACCGTCATGGTAGGCGGCAGTGCAGGACTCAAGCCACGTCTTGCAGATACCATTGCAGAAGAACTCGATGAGGAAGAGGTCCTTGCACTTGTTGACAAGATCATCACATACTACAAGACACACACAAAGAAACAAAGGCTCGGAAAGGTTATTGACGAGATCGGTCTTGAAAACTTCAAGACAGAAGTCGGCCTCTGA
- a CDS encoding DUF166 domain-containing protein: MQISIYYTGEFGRKVIGNIVNSSTFCTSCGELCDHCREKKRSYADQIVDIYEFPADLPQFIEEPEEYLPENMDKCDLLIAMDLHPDILSVLPRMAEMSGAKAVIAPIEVPKLAPAGLVQQVKETLESKGIDCEFPKPFCSLVKTGKTLIDEFVDMGFGRPLLVIEVDKERNIFTHARVLRDAPCGSTWYVAKKLGWSDIEIYKETVSGAHHAYPCTASMDKDPQLKDTILHEAGYIIRKSVEEAARIKNDNEDENVYSEDEK, from the coding sequence ATGCAGATCAGCATTTATTATACCGGAGAGTTCGGAAGGAAGGTTATCGGCAATATAGTGAATTCCAGCACATTCTGCACATCCTGTGGAGAACTCTGTGACCACTGCAGAGAGAAAAAGAGATCGTATGCTGACCAGATCGTTGATATTTATGAATTCCCTGCCGACCTGCCACAGTTCATCGAAGAACCTGAAGAATACCTGCCTGAGAACATGGACAAATGTGACCTGCTGATCGCCATGGACCTTCATCCGGACATTCTTTCCGTCCTGCCGAGGATGGCAGAGATGTCAGGTGCAAAAGCTGTGATCGCGCCCATAGAGGTTCCAAAGCTTGCCCCCGCCGGACTTGTCCAGCAAGTAAAGGAGACACTTGAATCAAAGGGAATAGACTGCGAATTCCCAAAACCGTTCTGCTCACTTGTAAAAACAGGAAAAACCCTGATCGATGAATTTGTAGACATGGGATTTGGCAGACCGCTGCTTGTCATAGAGGTCGATAAAGAAAGGAACATATTCACACATGCAAGGGTCCTGAGGGACGCCCCATGTGGTTCCACATGGTATGTCGCCAAAAAACTTGGATGGTCTGATATTGAAATCTACAAGGAAACCGTATCCGGAGCACACCACGCATACCCATGTACTGCAAGCATGGACAAGGACCCGCAACTCAAAGATACGATCCTGCATGAAGCCGGATACATAATCAGAAAAAGCGTTGAGGAAGCAGCCAGGATCAAAAATGATAATGAAGACGAAAACGTGTATTCTGAAGATGAAAAATGA
- a CDS encoding CGGC domain-containing protein, whose protein sequence is MKIAVLRCDTVSEACPGTGCFKAFNERRVKFVDYDNNTQMVAFFTCGGCSGRRVFRLVRSLQKNGVDVIHLSSCMQMKNYPECPHIDTIKKTIENAGIRIVEGTHH, encoded by the coding sequence GTGAAGATAGCGGTCCTAAGATGCGATACAGTGTCCGAGGCATGCCCGGGAACAGGATGTTTTAAGGCTTTCAATGAACGGAGAGTAAAGTTCGTCGACTATGATAATAATACACAGATGGTTGCTTTCTTCACATGCGGAGGCTGCTCAGGCAGACGCGTATTCCGCCTGGTGCGCTCCCTGCAGAAGAACGGAGTGGATGTGATACACCTGAGCTCATGCATGCAGATGAAGAACTACCCCGAGTGCCCGCATATTGATACTATCAAGAAGACCATAGAAAATGCAGGCATCAGGATCGTTGAGGGAACCCATCACTGA
- a CDS encoding ATP-binding protein: MVKRMIVKIDEDKCTGCGQCVSPCAEGAIQIIDGKAKVVSEDLCDGMGFCIGVCPEGAITIEERQTVEFNAEKAEAQPKSTDVSIRCFSCGAGEDERYLLPMRHKMESLWVCTRCLPQLIHG; the protein is encoded by the coding sequence ATGGTTAAACGAATGATAGTTAAGATCGATGAGGACAAGTGTACAGGCTGTGGACAATGTGTGTCCCCCTGTGCTGAAGGAGCCATACAGATAATCGACGGCAAGGCAAAGGTCGTTTCCGAAGACCTCTGTGATGGCATGGGATTCTGTATCGGCGTTTGTCCTGAGGGTGCTATCACCATCGAAGAGAGACAGACCGTGGAGTTCAATGCTGAAAAAGCAGAAGCACAGCCAAAGAGCACTGATGTATCCATCAGGTGCTTCAGCTGCGGTGCCGGAGAAGATGAGAGGTACCTCCTGCCCATGAGGCATAAGATGGAGAGCCTCTGGGTCTGCACACGCTGTCTGCCCCAGCTTATCCATGGGTGA